The Drosophila mauritiana strain mau12 chromosome 2R, ASM438214v1, whole genome shotgun sequence genome has a segment encoding these proteins:
- the LOC117137457 gene encoding dynein assembly factor 3, axonemal homolog → MLWGISSALDLYEEYLKAFKIKDDPLPKYEHAREEAEEAAGDNTLNTLNILICGGADPRHVIKTLAKRYTHRIRPKLNIYLLDGCAEIEARNMLLLGVGLEDPESFNLVSKVHLFMDLYGNAVIRPSSHHYMAAKGRTLLKMVTNEEELQRLAPMLNIDGLKYKERDGLEMAFTFWQPQPWNVFEVTAYWEQRSRALLGTRYDHRNGAFDWDLSMTLKDRGGQQICSQEYRYWRETGVAFVFPEYEHCKPNKTLAAGLVRNGRNFIHRGYVGDIQTGPFCGFGLRTVEERMHHSVHGDNDYRATDITERNLMEFFHELLTQTAYEHDTTRSRRYGSVQLLMTPLLNHQEEDAAGQAAYDKPWINVPGVTVHFVSPLEMEHLKQGAAHWNNMFDVVFMAYNYYSFLSKDFFQTMRAQSLFILETKLMTVERKERVQDYESKAKELMKEAGMKPAINYQAINAKNMWLKYKKTDKEEQEDEAVPEAVPEITFKYDTDTDFGEPSEEYTGLVIEEIPSSNQTVAAIKKEVEAEGPLQPKTNLP, encoded by the coding sequence CATCTGCGGTGGAGCTGATCCGCGGCATGTGATCAAGACGCTGGCCAAGAGATACACACATCGCATCCGACCCAAACTCAATATCTATTTACTCGATGGTTGCGCCGAAATTGAAGCCAGGAACATGCTGCTCCTTGGCGTAGGCCTGGAGGATCCCGAGTCCTTTAACCTAGTGTCCAAGGTGCACTTGTTCATGGACCTCTACGGAAATGCGGTGATCCGCCCCAGCTCGCACCATTACATGGCAGCCAAGGGACGCACACTGCTTAAAATGGTCACCAATGAGGAGGAACTGCAGCGCCTGGCTCCCATGCTGAATATAGATGGACTGAAGTACAAGGAGCGCGATGGCTTGGAGATGGCTTTCACTTTCTGGCAGCCGCAACCGTGGAATGTCTTTGAGGTGACCGCCTACTGGGAGCAAAGGTCGAGAGCCCTGCTCGGCACCCGGTATGACCACCGCAACGGGGCCTTTGATTGGGACCTGAGCATGACCCTAAAGGACCGTGGAGGGCAGCAGATCTGTTCGCAGGAGTACCGCTATTGGCGCGAGACCGGAGTGGCTTTCGTTTTTCCGGAATATGAGCATTGCAAGCCGAACAAGACACTGGCCGCTGGATTGGTGCGCAATGGACGCAACTTCATCCACCGTGGCTATGTGGGTGATATCCAGACCGGACCGTTTTGTGGCTTCGGGCTGCGCACCGTGGAGGAGCGAATGCATCATTCTGTGCACGGAGATAATGATTATCGTGCTACCGACATAACCGAACGCAATCTCATGGAATTCTTCCACGAATTGCTGACCCAGACGGCCTACGAGCATGATACCACTCGCTCCCGACGGTATGGCTCCGTTCAGCTGCTGATGACGCCCTTGTTGAACCACCAGGAAGAGGACGCGGCTGGGCAAGCGGCATACGATAAGCCGTGGATCAACGTGCCCGGAGTAACAGTGCACTTTGTGTCGCCGTTGGAGATGGAGCATCTGAAACAGGGCGCAGCTCATTGGAACAATATGTTTGATGTCGTCTTTATGGCCTATAACTATTACTCTTTCTTGAGCAAGGACTTCTTCCAGACGATGCGCGCACAATCACTTTTTATCCTGGAAACCAAGCTGATGACGGTGGAGCGAAAAGAACGTGTGCAGGACTATGAATCTAAAGCCAAAGAGCTGATGAAAGAGGCTGGCATGAAGCCGGCCATCAACTACCAGGCCATCAACGCCAAGAACATGTGGCTAAAATACAAAAAGACCGATAAAGAGGAACAAGAAGATGAAGCCGTGCCAGAAGCTGTGCCAGAAATAACTTTTAAATATGACACAGACACAGATTTTGGGGAACCTTCTGAAGAGTATACTGGTCTAGTGATTGAGGAGATTCCCTCATCGAACCAAACTGTGGCAGCCATTAAGAAGGAAGTTGAGGCAGAAGGTCCCCTACAACCAAAAACTAATTTGCCATAA